A genomic segment from Nicotiana tabacum cultivar K326 chromosome 7, ASM71507v2, whole genome shotgun sequence encodes:
- the LOC107828285 gene encoding beta-galactosidase 3, with translation MGAKWLLLFFVLIFASEFGYCSVTYDKKSLIINGQRKILFSGSIHYPRSTPDMWEGIIQKAKDGGLDVIETYVFWNLHEPSPGNYNFEGRNDLVRFIKLVQKAGLYMHLRIGPYICGEWNFGGFPVWLKYVPGISFRTDNEPFKREMQRFTQKIVQMMKNEKLFQTQGGPIILSQIENEYGLEIKKYGAPGHAYMTWAAKMAVEMGTGVPWIMCKEDDAPDPVINTCNGFYCDYFSPNKPNKPTIWTEAWSGWFDDFGGPVHHRPVEDLAFAVARFIQKGGSLVNYYMYHGGTNFGRTAGGPFITTSYDYDAPIDEYGLIRQPKYDHLKELHKAIKLCEPALISADPTITALGNYEQAHVFSSGSGHCAAFLANFHLTSPARVTFRHKHYDLPPWSISILPDCKNVVYNTARVGVKTSNAQMLPTNVQLRTWETFSEDVSTIDADSKLTVVGLLEQLNVTRDTSDYLWYTTSVEISSAESFLHRGQHLTLTVQSAGHALHVFINGQLSGSVYGNRENRRVTFTGGVNLHAGINRISLLSVAVGLPNNGARYETWSTGVLGPVVLHGLDKGPRDLSWQKWSYQVGLRGEAMNLGSPNAISAADWVGGSLIARQRQPLTWYKVYFNAPRGSDPLALDMGSMGKGQVWINGQSIGRYWTAYATGNCSPCSYIGTFRQGKCQSGCGQPTQRWYHVPRSWLKPTGNLLIVFEEIGGDASKISLVKRSITYV, from the exons ATGGGTGCCAAATGGTTATTGCTattctttgttttgatttttgcgTCTGAGTTTGGTTATTGCAGTGTGACTTATGACAAGAAGTCACTCATTATCAATGGCCAAAGAAAAATCCTTTTTTCCGGTTCCATTCATTACCCCAGAAGTACCCCTGAT ATGTGGGAGGGGATTATACAGAAGGCAAAAGATGGAGGATTGGATGTTATTGAAACCTATGTGTTCTGGAATCTTCATGAACCTTCACCTGGCAAT TACAATTTTGAGGGACGTAATGATTTAGTACGATTCATAAAGCTGGTTCAGAAGGCAGGGCTTTATATGCATCTTCGAATTGGGCCTTATATTTGTGGAGAGTGGAATTTTGG TGGTTTTCCTGTATGGTTGAAGTATGTTCCTGGTATCAGCTTCAGAACTGATAATGAACCTTTCaag AGGGAAATGCAAAGATTCACACAGAAAATTGTCCAAATGATGAAGAATGAGAAGCTATTTCAGACCCAAGGTGGTCCTATCATTCTCTCACAG ATTGAGAACGAGTATGGgttagaaataaaaaaatatggcGCTCCTGGTCATGCGTACATGACTTGGGCGGCTAAAATGGCTGTTGAAATGGGTACTGGGGTCCCGTGGATTATGTGCAAAGAGGATGATGCCCCTGATCCAGTG ATAAACACCTGCAATGGTTTTTATTGTGATTACTTTTCCCCTAACAAACCTAACAAGCCAACTATATGGACAGAGGCATGGAGCGGCTG GTTTGATGATTTTGGCGGTCCAGTTCATCATCGACCAGTTGAAGATTTGGCCTTTGCAGTTGCACGGTTCATTCAAAAAGGAGGCTCCTTGGTGAATTATTATATG TATCATGGGGGAACCAACTTTGGAAGAACAGCTGGAGGGCCTTTCATCACTACCAGCTACGATTATGATGCTCCTATTGATGAATATG GCTTGATTAGGCAGCCAAAGTATGACCATTTGAAGGAGCTTCATAAGGCTATCAAGTTATGTGAACCAGCACTTATTTCTGCTGATCCTACCATTACTGCCTTAGGAAACTATGAACAG GCACATGTATTTTCTTCTGGCTCTGGACATTGTGCTGCTTTTCTTGCAAATTTCCATTTGACTTCACCTGCGAGGGTGACATTTAGGCACAAACATTACGACCTGCCACCTTGGTCAATAAGCATTCTTCCAGACTGTAAAAATGTTGTATATAATACTGCCAGG GTTGGAGTTAAGACATCCAATGCACAAATGCTGCCCACAAACGTACAACTGCGAACTTGGGAAACATTTAGTGAAGATGTATCCACCATTGATGCGGATTCAAAGCTCACTGTTGTTGGTCTCTTGGAGCAATTAAATGTTACCAGGGATACGAGTGACTACCTTTGGTACACCACTAG TGTTGAGATAAGTTCAGCCGAATCATTTCTACATCGAGGGCAACATCTGACTCTTACTGTCCAGTCAGCAGGCCATGCCTTACATGTGTTTATTAATGGACAACTTTCAG GTTCAGTTTATGGAAACCGAGAAAACCGAAGAGTTACCTTTACAGGAGGTGTTAACCTGCATGCTGGAATAAACAGAATTTCCCTACTCAGTGTAGCTGTTGGATTGCCA AACAATGGAGCACGTTATGAGACGTGGAGCACGGGAGTCCTTGGACCAGTTGTTCTTCATGGGCTAGACAAGGGACCAAGGGACTTATCCTGGCAGAAATGGTCCTATCAG GTGGGGTTGAGAGGTGAGGCAATGAACTTGGGTTCTCCAAATGCAATTTCTGCTGCTGATTGGGTGGGAGGCTCTTTGATAGCAAGACAGCGACAACCTCTTACTTGGTACAAG GTATACTTCAATGCACCACGAGGAAGTGATCCGTTAGCGCTGGACATGGGTAGTATGGGAAAAGGTCAAGTCTGGATCAATGGGCAGAGCATCGGAAGATACTGGACTGCTTACGCCACTGGTAACTGCAGCCCTTGCAGTTATATAGGGACATTCCGACAAGGAAAGTGCCAATCCGGTTGTGGCCAGCCAACTCAAAGATG GTACCATGTTCCTCGATCTTGGTTGAAGCCAACTGGAAACTTGCTGATAGTTTTTGAGGAGATAGGTGGTGATGCATCAAAGATTTCTCTTGTCAAAAGGTCAATTACATATGTATAG
- the LOC107828284 gene encoding chromatin remodeling protein SHL-like → MAKTRANRRTLDSYTVKSINKTVRAGDCVLMRPSESSKPSYVARVETIESDSRGGNVRVRVRWYYRPEESIGGRRQFHGSKELFLSDHYDTQSADTIEGKCTVHTFKSYTKLDAVGNEDFFCRFEYNSSTGAFNPDRVAVYCKCEMPYNPDDLMVQCEGCSDWFHPACIDMTPEEAKRLDHFFCQNCSSEDQKKLLNSHATSRLSDTKVESKRRRR, encoded by the exons ATGGCTAAAACTCGCGCCAATCGTCGAACCCTAGATTCTTACACGGTCAAATCCATCAACAAAACCGTCCGAG CCGGAGACTGCGTGTTGATGCGACCGTCGGAGTCGTCAAAGCCGTCGTACGTAGCTCGAGTTGAGACGATTGAGTCGGACAGCAGAGGCGGTAACGTCAGGGTTCGCGTCCGGTGGTACTACCGGCCGGAGGAGTCGATCGGCGGTCGACGTCAATTTCACGGCTCAAAGGAACTGTTCCTGTCCGATCACTACGATACACAAAGCGCCGACACAATTGAAGGCAAGTGTACGGTCCACACATTCAAGAGCTACACAAAACTCGACGCCGTTGGCAACGAAGATTTCTTTTGCCGATTCGAGTACAATTCTTCTACTGGAGCGTTTAATCCCGACAGAGTTGCCGT GTATTGTAAATGTGAGATGCCTTACAATCCGGATGACCTCATGGTTCAATGCGAAGGCTGCAGTGACTG GTTCCACCCTGCTTGCATAGACATGACGCCTGAGGAAGCCAAGAGACTTGACCACTTCTTTTGCCAAAATTGTTCCTCTGAAGATCAGAAGAAATTGCTAAATTCTCATGCTACTTCAAGACTTTCAGATACAAAG GTTGAGTCCAAACGCCGACGGAGGTGA